The following proteins are co-located in the uncultured Propionivibrio sp. genome:
- the pflB gene encoding formate C-acetyltransferase: MPIACKKLRSNRCNQLEEAVMAKGKKTADKAKAVGVSDNDTTVAAQPVRENAWEGFEAGIWAKEINVRDFIHRNYTPYHGDSAFLAPATDRTQKLWTQVLALYKEELDKGGVIDADTHVVGNIATHAAGYIDAKLEKIVGLQTDKPLKRAMMPFGGIRMAAQALKEYGYQIDPEIERVFSEYRRTHNQGVFDAYTEDMMRARNSAIITGLPDAYGRGRIIGDYRRVALYGLDRLIEDKKSQKHELRLDVIKEETIRLREELSRQIMALEELGQMAQSYGFDIAKPARNAQEAIQWTYFGYLAAIKEQNGAAMSLGRVSTFLDIYVERDIQDGLLTEVEAQELVDDLIIKLRMVRFLRTHDYNALFSGDPTWVTEAIGGVGIDGRPLVTKNSFRFLHTLTTLGPAPEPNLTVLWSHLLPQGFKDYCAQQSIDTSSIQYENDDLMRQYWGDDYSIACCVSAMRTGKQMQFFGARVNLAKALLYAINGGRDEVSGKQVTTPFAPITANVLSFDEVMSRFDHMMDWLAGTYVNALNVIHYMHDRYAYERIEMALHDMHILRTMACGIAGLSVVADSLSAIKYAKVHVIRDESGLAVDYQIDGEYPAFGNDDDRVDEIATKVVKSFMEKLRQHPTYRDAMHTQSVLTITSNVVYGKKTGNTPCGRKAGEPFAPGANPMHGRDKKGALASMRSVAKIDYEHAQDGVSYTFSVVPKALGKTGNERIGNLVGLLDGYFGEGGQHINVNVFTRETLQDAMDHPEKYPQLTVRVSGYAVNFIKLTREQQLDVINRTFHEKLSTHA; this comes from the coding sequence ATGCCAATAGCGTGCAAGAAGTTACGAAGTAATCGATGTAATCAACTGGAGGAAGCAGTAATGGCCAAAGGCAAGAAAACGGCTGACAAGGCGAAAGCGGTCGGCGTCAGCGACAACGACACGACGGTGGCGGCACAGCCGGTTCGCGAGAATGCCTGGGAGGGATTCGAAGCCGGGATCTGGGCGAAGGAAATCAACGTCCGCGATTTCATCCACCGCAACTACACGCCGTACCACGGCGACAGCGCCTTCCTGGCGCCGGCGACCGATCGCACGCAAAAACTGTGGACCCAGGTCCTCGCGCTCTACAAGGAAGAACTCGACAAGGGTGGCGTGATCGATGCCGATACGCATGTCGTCGGCAATATCGCGACGCATGCGGCTGGTTACATCGACGCCAAGCTCGAGAAGATCGTCGGCCTGCAGACCGACAAGCCCCTGAAGCGGGCGATGATGCCGTTCGGCGGCATTCGCATGGCAGCACAGGCGCTGAAGGAATACGGCTACCAGATCGATCCCGAGATCGAGCGCGTCTTCAGCGAATATCGCCGCACGCACAACCAGGGCGTCTTCGATGCCTATACCGAAGACATGATGCGGGCGCGTAATTCGGCGATCATCACGGGCCTGCCCGATGCCTACGGCCGCGGCCGTATCATCGGCGATTACCGCCGCGTTGCCCTTTACGGTCTCGACCGCCTGATCGAGGACAAGAAATCGCAGAAGCATGAACTCCGCCTCGACGTGATCAAGGAAGAGACGATCCGCCTGCGCGAAGAGCTCTCGCGTCAGATCATGGCGCTCGAAGAACTCGGCCAGATGGCGCAAAGCTATGGCTTTGACATTGCCAAGCCGGCGCGCAACGCCCAGGAAGCGATCCAGTGGACCTATTTCGGTTATCTGGCGGCGATCAAGGAGCAGAACGGCGCCGCCATGTCGCTCGGCCGTGTCAGCACCTTCCTCGACATCTACGTTGAGCGCGACATCCAGGACGGTCTGCTGACCGAAGTTGAAGCGCAGGAACTCGTCGATGACCTGATCATCAAGCTGCGTATGGTCCGCTTCCTGCGCACGCACGACTACAACGCGTTGTTCTCGGGCGACCCGACCTGGGTGACCGAAGCAATCGGCGGTGTCGGCATCGACGGCCGTCCGCTGGTGACCAAGAACAGCTTCCGCTTCCTGCACACGCTGACGACGCTCGGCCCGGCACCGGAACCGAACCTGACCGTGCTCTGGTCGCACCTGCTGCCGCAAGGCTTCAAGGATTACTGCGCCCAGCAATCGATCGATACGAGCTCGATCCAGTACGAAAATGACGATCTGATGCGCCAGTACTGGGGCGACGATTATTCGATCGCCTGCTGTGTCTCGGCAATGCGCACCGGCAAGCAGATGCAGTTCTTCGGCGCCCGCGTCAACCTCGCCAAGGCGCTGCTGTACGCGATCAACGGCGGTCGCGACGAAGTGAGCGGCAAGCAGGTGACGACGCCGTTCGCGCCGATCACCGCCAACGTCCTCAGCTTCGACGAGGTGATGTCGCGCTTCGACCACATGATGGACTGGCTGGCCGGCACTTATGTCAATGCGCTGAATGTCATCCACTACATGCACGACCGTTATGCCTACGAGCGCATCGAAATGGCGCTCCATGACATGCACATCCTGCGCACGATGGCCTGCGGCATCGCCGGCTTGTCGGTGGTGGCGGACTCGCTGTCGGCGATCAAGTACGCCAAGGTCCATGTCATTCGCGACGAGAGCGGCCTCGCGGTCGACTACCAGATCGACGGCGAGTACCCGGCCTTCGGCAACGACGACGACCGCGTCGACGAGATCGCGACCAAGGTGGTCAAGAGCTTCATGGAGAAGCTGCGCCAGCATCCGACGTATCGCGACGCGATGCACACGCAGTCGGTCCTGACCATCACCTCGAACGTCGTGTATGGCAAGAAGACCGGCAATACGCCGTGCGGCCGCAAGGCCGGCGAACCGTTCGCACCGGGTGCCAACCCGATGCACGGTCGCGACAAGAAGGGCGCGCTGGCATCGATGCGCTCGGTCGCCAAGATCGACTACGAGCACGCGCAGGATGGTGTTTCCTACACCTTCTCGGTGGTGCCGAAGGCGCTCGGCAAGACCGGCAACGAACGCATCGGCAACCTGGTTGGTCTGCTCGACGGCTATTTCGGTGAAGGCGGCCAGCATATCAACGTCAACGTGTTTACCCGCGAGACACTGCAGGACGCGATGGATCATCCGGAGAAGTATCCGCAGCTGACGGTTCGCGTGTCGGGCTATGCGGTCAACTTCATCAAGTTGACGCGCGAGCAGCAACTCGACGTCATCAACCGGACCTTCCATGAGAAGCTGTCCACGCACGCCTGA
- the nirC gene encoding nitrite transporter NirC, with amino-acid sequence MYLETVDKFADLAAKKVAYQKKSPAGFFVGAMMAGAYVGLAIILIFTLGNDVPPSVRRLVMGACFGISLTLVIFAGSELFTGYTMYMALGWLRGRTSPGDSVKLCALTWVGNLAGALLVSSLFMLSGGGNLVHGTVLYEIVAYKMHPPALQIFAKGVLCNWLVCLAVWMTARTTSDAAKCILIFWCLLGFIASGYEHSVANMTGLSIGVMGGGDPAVNLAGWGHNLLWATLGNATSGVLFMGVAYWFASRPSIAEAVAADDVEEPATALRMSGRKIVRANGDVR; translated from the coding sequence ATGTACCTTGAAACCGTCGATAAGTTTGCCGATCTGGCCGCCAAAAAAGTGGCCTATCAGAAGAAGTCCCCCGCTGGATTCTTTGTTGGCGCAATGATGGCCGGCGCCTATGTGGGTCTTGCGATCATCCTGATTTTTACGCTCGGCAACGATGTGCCGCCGTCGGTGCGTCGACTGGTCATGGGCGCCTGTTTCGGTATCTCGCTGACGCTCGTGATCTTTGCCGGATCGGAGTTGTTTACCGGCTATACGATGTACATGGCCTTGGGGTGGTTGCGGGGACGGACCTCGCCGGGCGATTCGGTCAAGCTCTGTGCGCTGACCTGGGTCGGCAACCTGGCCGGTGCCTTGCTCGTCTCGTCGCTCTTCATGCTTTCCGGAGGCGGCAACCTGGTGCATGGGACGGTTTTGTACGAAATCGTCGCCTACAAGATGCATCCGCCGGCGCTGCAGATTTTCGCCAAGGGCGTCCTCTGCAACTGGCTCGTCTGTCTTGCCGTCTGGATGACGGCCCGCACGACCAGCGACGCGGCGAAATGCATCCTGATTTTCTGGTGTCTGCTCGGCTTCATCGCCAGCGGATACGAACACAGCGTCGCCAACATGACCGGTCTGTCGATCGGTGTGATGGGCGGCGGCGATCCGGCGGTGAATCTCGCCGGCTGGGGCCACAACCTGCTGTGGGCGACGCTCGGCAATGCGACGAGCGGCGTGTTGTTCATGGGCGTTGCGTACTGGTTTGCGTCGCGCCCCTCGATTGCCGAGGCGGTGGCCGCCGATGACGTCGAGGAACCGGCGACGGCGTTGCGCATGAGCGGCAGAAAGATTGTTCGGGCCAATGGCGACGTCCGCTGA
- a CDS encoding NUDIX hydrolase, translating to MSQLPDDRYPHLTETEIASTEVYRGRLLEVRLDRVRQPDGHETTREYVRHQGAVVIIPILDDGRMIFERQFRYPPRQAFLEFPAGKIDPGEDILNTGQRELLEETGYTASDWRYLGVMHPCIGYSNERIEIFVARGLVRQAGQSLDHGEFLDLLTLSLDEAIAGVRSGEITDGKTITALFWAEKVIRAGW from the coding sequence ATGAGCCAGTTGCCAGACGACAGGTATCCCCACCTGACCGAAACCGAGATCGCCAGCACCGAGGTTTATCGTGGGCGACTGCTCGAGGTGCGCCTTGATCGTGTCCGCCAACCGGACGGCCATGAAACGACGCGGGAATACGTCCGGCATCAGGGCGCGGTGGTGATCATTCCGATTCTTGATGACGGTCGGATGATTTTCGAGCGGCAATTCCGCTATCCGCCGCGTCAGGCTTTTCTCGAATTTCCGGCCGGAAAGATTGATCCGGGCGAGGATATCCTGAATACAGGACAGCGCGAACTGCTCGAGGAGACCGGCTATACGGCGAGCGACTGGCGTTATTTGGGCGTCATGCATCCCTGTATCGGCTATTCAAACGAGCGGATCGAGATTTTTGTCGCGCGCGGTCTTGTTCGCCAGGCGGGTCAGTCACTCGATCATGGCGAGTTCCTCGATTTGCTGACGCTGAGTCTCGACGAGGCGATTGCCGGTGTGCGCAGTGGCGAGATCACCGACGGAAAGACGATTACGGCGCTTTTCTGGGCCGAGAAAGTGATCCGCGCGGGTTGGTGA
- the nuoN gene encoding NADH-quinone oxidoreductase subunit NuoN, with translation MQFALPDLRLASAEIFLLAMACLIMIVDLFVRDKNRTLTFVLTQFTLAASAVVTVMVSSGQVAYTFSNMYVGDLMGDLLKLMLDIVMIVVLFYSRGYVLDRPQLAKGEFYTLTLFATLGMMVMISANHFLTIYIGIELLSLSLYGMVALNRDSVQATEAAMKYFVLGALASGLLLYGMSMIYGATGSLEITTVAERLFSGQADMIVLLFGVVFLVAGIAFKLGVVPFHMWIPDVYHGAPTAVTLIIASAPKLAAFAIVMRMLVGGLLVASNDWQNMLLILSVLSMAVGNFAAIAQTNLKRMLAYSAISHMGFMLLGLVVGVVGGDARFAINAYSSSMFYVMTYVITSAGTFGMILLLSRAGFESEEISDLAGLNKRSPWFAAVMMMMMFSMAGIPFFVGFFAKFSVLQAVVAAGYLWLAIAAVLFSLVGAYYYLRVVKVMYFDVPTDDAPITASLDVKVLMSFNGLAVAALGLFPQMLMSICAFVLLRSL, from the coding sequence ATGCAATTTGCTCTGCCCGATCTGCGCCTCGCCAGCGCCGAGATCTTCCTGCTGGCCATGGCCTGCCTGATCATGATCGTCGATCTCTTCGTCCGGGATAAGAACCGCACGCTGACCTTCGTCCTCACGCAATTCACCCTGGCGGCGTCGGCCGTCGTGACGGTCATGGTGAGCAGCGGACAGGTTGCCTACACCTTCAGCAACATGTACGTCGGCGATCTGATGGGCGATCTGCTCAAGCTGATGCTCGATATCGTGATGATCGTTGTGCTGTTCTACTCGCGCGGCTACGTGCTCGATCGCCCGCAACTGGCGAAGGGCGAGTTCTACACGCTGACGCTGTTCGCGACGCTCGGCATGATGGTGATGATCTCCGCCAACCATTTCCTGACGATCTACATCGGTATCGAACTCCTGTCGCTGTCGCTCTATGGCATGGTGGCGCTGAATCGCGACTCGGTCCAGGCGACCGAGGCGGCGATGAAGTACTTCGTCCTCGGCGCGCTCGCGTCGGGTCTGCTGCTCTACGGCATGTCGATGATCTATGGCGCGACTGGCTCGCTCGAGATCACGACGGTGGCCGAACGCCTGTTCTCGGGCCAGGCGGACATGATCGTGCTGCTCTTCGGCGTCGTCTTCCTGGTCGCCGGCATTGCCTTCAAGCTCGGCGTCGTGCCGTTCCACATGTGGATTCCGGACGTCTATCACGGCGCCCCGACGGCGGTGACGCTGATCATCGCCAGCGCGCCGAAGCTCGCGGCGTTTGCGATCGTCATGCGCATGCTGGTCGGTGGCCTGCTTGTCGCCTCGAACGACTGGCAGAACATGTTGCTGATCCTGTCGGTGCTGTCGATGGCCGTCGGTAACTTCGCCGCGATCGCGCAGACCAATCTCAAGCGCATGCTGGCCTATTCGGCCATCTCGCACATGGGCTTCATGCTGCTCGGCCTCGTCGTCGGCGTCGTTGGCGGCGATGCGCGCTTTGCGATCAATGCCTACAGTTCGTCGATGTTCTATGTGATGACCTACGTCATTACCAGTGCCGGTACCTTCGGCATGATCCTGCTGCTGTCGCGTGCCGGTTTCGAGTCAGAGGAAATCAGCGATCTCGCCGGCCTCAACAAGCGCAGCCCTTGGTTTGCCGCCGTCATGATGATGATGATGTTCTCGATGGCCGGCATCCCGTTCTTCGTTGGTTTCTTCGCCAAGTTCTCGGTACTGCAGGCGGTCGTAGCCGCCGGCTATCTCTGGCTGGCGATCGCTGCCGTGTTGTTCTCTCTGGTCGGCGCCTACTACTATCTGCGCGTCGTCAAGGTCATGTATTTCGATGTGCCGACGGATGATGCGCCGATTACCGCCTCGCTCGACGTCAAGGTGCTGATGTCGTTCAATGGCCTGGCTGTGGCGGCGCTCGGTCTGTTCCCGCAGATGCTGATGTCGATTTGCGCGTTTGTGTTGCTGCGGTCGCTCTGA
- a CDS encoding NADH-quinone oxidoreductase subunit M: MSGMPLLSLAIWVPIFAGVAVLLTGSDRNAPLARMLALAGAVAGLLVTLPLYTGFDLTTPQMQFVELASWIPRFNINYHLGVDGISMLFVILNSFITVIVVLGGWKVIENKVAQYNAGFLIMSGLLNGIFVSLDAMLFYVFFEASLIPLYLIIGVWGGPNRVYAAFKFFLFTLMGSLLFLVSLIYLFVQSGGSFSILDWHQLPLAAGQQRWIFLAFLVAFAVKVPMWPVHTWLPDAHVEAPTGGSIVLAAIALKLGAYGFLRFSLPIAPDASHELAGLIITLSLIAVVYIGFVALVQDDMKKLVAYSSIAHMGFVTLGFFMFSALGIEGALVQMISHGFVSGAMFFSIGVMYDRVHSRKIADYGGVVNTMPKFAAFFMLFSMANAGLPATSGFVGEFMVIMGAVKFNFWVAAIAATTMIVGAAYTLWMYKRVVFGDVGNHHVAELTDITPREFLVLSLLAAGALGMGLYPAPFTDIMHSSVEELLRHVAASKIL, encoded by the coding sequence ATGTCTGGTATGCCGCTTCTCTCCTTGGCCATCTGGGTTCCGATCTTCGCCGGCGTCGCCGTGCTGCTGACCGGATCGGATCGCAACGCGCCGCTGGCGCGCATGCTCGCACTGGCCGGCGCCGTCGCCGGCTTGCTGGTGACGCTGCCGCTATACACCGGTTTCGACCTGACGACGCCGCAGATGCAGTTCGTCGAACTGGCATCGTGGATTCCGCGCTTCAACATCAACTATCACCTCGGCGTCGACGGCATCTCGATGCTGTTCGTGATCCTTAACAGCTTCATCACGGTGATCGTCGTGCTCGGCGGCTGGAAGGTGATCGAGAACAAGGTCGCGCAATACAACGCCGGCTTCCTGATCATGTCGGGCCTGCTCAACGGCATCTTCGTCTCGCTCGACGCGATGCTGTTCTACGTCTTCTTCGAAGCCTCGCTGATTCCGCTCTACCTGATCATCGGTGTCTGGGGTGGTCCGAACCGTGTCTATGCCGCCTTCAAGTTTTTCCTCTTCACCTTGATGGGCTCGCTGCTCTTCCTGGTCTCGCTGATCTATCTGTTCGTGCAGTCGGGGGGCAGCTTCTCGATTCTCGATTGGCATCAGCTGCCGCTGGCGGCAGGGCAGCAGCGCTGGATCTTCCTGGCCTTCCTGGTTGCCTTCGCCGTCAAGGTGCCGATGTGGCCGGTGCATACGTGGTTGCCGGATGCCCACGTCGAAGCACCGACCGGTGGCTCGATCGTGCTGGCGGCCATCGCGCTGAAGCTCGGTGCCTACGGTTTCCTGCGGTTTTCGCTGCCGATCGCGCCGGATGCCTCGCATGAACTGGCCGGCCTGATCATCACGCTTTCGCTGATCGCCGTCGTTTATATCGGGTTCGTCGCGCTTGTTCAGGACGACATGAAGAAACTCGTGGCTTACTCGTCGATCGCGCACATGGGTTTCGTCACCCTTGGCTTCTTCATGTTCAGCGCGCTCGGTATCGAGGGGGCGCTGGTGCAGATGATCTCGCACGGTTTTGTTTCCGGCGCCATGTTCTTCAGCATCGGCGTCATGTATGACCGCGTCCATTCGCGCAAGATCGCCGACTATGGCGGTGTCGTCAATACGATGCCGAAGTTCGCCGCCTTCTTCATGCTCTTCTCGATGGCCAATGCCGGCCTGCCCGCAACGTCGGGATTCGTCGGTGAATTCATGGTGATCATGGGAGCGGTGAAGTTCAACTTCTGGGTGGCCGCCATTGCCGCAACGACGATGATCGTCGGCGCCGCCTATACGCTCTGGATGTACAAGCGCGTCGTTTTCGGCGACGTCGGCAACCACCATGTCGCCGAACTGACCGACATCACGCCGCGTGAATTCCTGGTGCTGTCCCTGCTCGCTGCCGGTGCGTTGGGCATGGGCCTGTACCCGGCGCCCTTTACCGACATCATGCACAGCTCGGTCGAAGAGCTGCTCCGTCACGTTGCCGCAAGCAAGATCCTCTAA
- the nuoL gene encoding NADH-quinone oxidoreductase subunit L: MEMQKLYLLVPLAPLFGAMIAGLLCRVVPRWVAHTAAIAGVAIAFIASVVIFRDVMAGNTFNGTVYQWLTSGDVSFEVGFLIDPLTVTMMLVVTFVSLMVHIYTVGYMHDDPGYNRFFSYIALFTFSMLMLVMSNNFMQLFFGWEAVGLVSYLLIGFWYTRPTAIFANMKAFVVNRVGDFGFILGIGLVLAHFGSLDYATVFGKADEFAKVTINIWGTSEWSLLSVTCILLFVGAMGKSAQVPLHVWLPDSMEGPTPISALIHAATMVTAGIFMVARMSPLFELTDTALSFVIIIGSITALFMGFLGIIQNDIKRVVAYSTLSQLGYMTVALGASAYSVAIFHLMTHAFFKALLFLGAGSVIIGMHHDQDIRNMGGLRKYMPITWLTSLIGSLALIGTPFFAGFYSKDSIIEAVKLSHIPGSGFAYFAVMAGVFITAFYSFRMYFLVFHGEERFGKAHDDHGYVAHDSHDAHHADGHEGDHDDEEVSADHHHGLAPGQKPHETPWVVTLPLVLLAIPSVVIGYIGIESMLFGTYFGDAIFIDGEAHPVMEELAHHFHGATAMALHAVQTPVFWLALAGVVLSWFFYLKRPDIPEKIKNAFAPIYTVLENKYYFDKFNEIFLAGGARLLGKGLWKGGDVGVIDGMIVGGAVRLVGWIATMARFFQSGHIYHYAFTMIFGVCALLSFWLLRA; encoded by the coding sequence ATGGAAATGCAAAAACTCTACCTGCTCGTTCCGCTGGCGCCTCTGTTTGGCGCCATGATTGCCGGTCTGCTGTGCCGTGTGGTGCCGCGCTGGGTTGCGCACACGGCGGCGATCGCCGGTGTCGCCATCGCCTTTATCGCTTCGGTTGTCATCTTCCGCGATGTCATGGCCGGCAACACTTTTAACGGTACGGTCTATCAGTGGCTGACGTCGGGCGATGTCAGCTTCGAGGTCGGCTTCCTGATCGATCCGCTGACGGTGACGATGATGCTGGTCGTGACCTTCGTCTCGCTGATGGTGCACATCTACACCGTCGGCTACATGCACGACGATCCCGGCTACAACCGCTTCTTCAGCTATATCGCGCTGTTCACCTTCTCGATGCTGATGCTCGTCATGAGCAACAACTTCATGCAGTTGTTCTTCGGCTGGGAAGCCGTGGGTCTCGTCTCCTACCTGCTGATCGGCTTCTGGTATACGCGGCCGACGGCGATCTTCGCCAACATGAAGGCCTTCGTGGTCAACCGTGTCGGCGACTTCGGCTTCATCCTCGGCATCGGCCTCGTGCTGGCGCATTTCGGTTCGCTCGACTATGCCACCGTGTTTGGCAAGGCCGATGAGTTCGCCAAGGTGACCATCAACATCTGGGGCACGTCAGAGTGGTCGCTGCTCTCGGTGACCTGCATCCTGCTGTTCGTCGGTGCCATGGGCAAGTCGGCGCAGGTCCCCTTGCACGTTTGGCTGCCCGATTCGATGGAAGGCCCGACCCCGATCTCGGCGTTGATCCACGCGGCGACGATGGTGACGGCCGGTATTTTCATGGTCGCGCGCATGTCGCCGCTCTTCGAACTGACTGATACGGCACTGTCGTTTGTCATCATCATCGGTTCGATCACCGCGCTGTTCATGGGCTTCCTCGGCATCATCCAGAACGACATCAAGCGCGTCGTGGCGTATTCGACGTTGTCGCAGCTCGGTTACATGACTGTCGCCCTCGGCGCCTCGGCGTACTCGGTGGCCATCTTCCACCTGATGACGCACGCGTTCTTCAAGGCGCTGCTGTTCCTCGGCGCCGGTTCGGTGATCATCGGCATGCACCATGATCAGGACATCCGCAACATGGGCGGCCTGCGCAAGTACATGCCGATTACCTGGCTGACTTCGCTGATCGGTTCGCTGGCCCTGATCGGCACACCGTTCTTCGCCGGTTTCTATTCGAAGGATTCGATCATCGAGGCGGTCAAGCTCTCGCACATTCCGGGCTCCGGCTTTGCCTACTTCGCCGTGATGGCGGGCGTGTTCATCACCGCCTTCTACTCGTTCCGCATGTACTTCCTCGTCTTCCACGGCGAGGAACGCTTCGGCAAGGCGCATGACGACCACGGCTACGTTGCTCACGATTCGCACGACGCGCATCATGCCGATGGCCACGAAGGCGATCATGACGACGAAGAAGTGTCTGCGGATCATCATCACGGCCTGGCGCCGGGACAGAAACCGCATGAAACGCCCTGGGTCGTGACGCTGCCGCTCGTGCTGCTGGCCATTCCGTCGGTGGTGATCGGTTATATCGGGATCGAGTCGATGCTTTTCGGTACTTACTTCGGTGATGCCATCTTCATCGACGGCGAAGCGCATCCGGTCATGGAAGAGCTGGCGCACCATTTCCATGGCGCGACGGCGATGGCGTTGCACGCCGTACAGACGCCGGTGTTCTGGCTGGCGCTGGCCGGTGTCGTGTTGTCCTGGTTCTTTTATCTCAAGCGGCCCGATATCCCTGAAAAGATCAAGAACGCGTTCGCGCCGATCTACACGGTGCTCGAGAACAAGTACTACTTCGACAAGTTCAACGAGATCTTCCTCGCTGGCGGCGCCCGCCTGCTCGGCAAGGGCCTGTGGAAGGGTGGCGATGTCGGTGTCATCGACGGCATGATCGTCGGCGGTGCCGTGAGGCTTGTCGGCTGGATCGCGACCATGGCGCGCTTCTTCCAGTCCGGCCACATCTATCACTATGCATTCACGATGATCTTCGGGGTTTGCGCCTTGCTGTCCTTCTGGCTGCTGCGCGCCTAA
- the nuoK gene encoding NADH-quinone oxidoreductase subunit NuoK, translating into MLTLSHYLILSAILFAIGVVGIFLNRKNLIVLLMSIELILLAVNTNFIAFSHYLDDLAGQVFVFFVLTVAAAESAIGLAILVVLFRNLKTIHVDDLDSLKG; encoded by the coding sequence ATGCTGACACTGTCCCATTATTTGATATTGAGCGCGATCCTGTTTGCGATCGGCGTTGTCGGGATTTTTCTCAACCGGAAAAACCTGATCGTGCTGCTCATGTCGATCGAACTCATCCTGCTCGCGGTCAATACCAACTTCATCGCCTTCTCGCATTACCTCGATGATCTGGCCGGTCAGGTCTTCGTCTTCTTCGTCCTGACGGTGGCTGCTGCCGAATCGGCGATCGGTCTGGCGATCCTGGTCGTCCTGTTCCGCAACCTGAAGACCATCCATGTGGATGATCTGGATAGCCTGAAGGGTTGA
- a CDS encoding NADH-quinone oxidoreductase subunit J: MEFKTFVFFFLAAILVFASLRVVTLRNPVHAALNLVLAFFSASGLWVLLQAEFLAIALILVYVGAVMVLFLFVVMLLDINLDRLREGFWSYLPLGAIVALLIVAEMSLVLYARFSSVQESVASQADASFSNAKAVGRLLFTDYVYPFELASVVLLVGVVAAVALTLRGKRKSKSVSPSEQVFVKAADRVRIVKMAAEPSQDEPAGPAV; the protein is encoded by the coding sequence ATGGAATTCAAGACCTTCGTTTTTTTCTTTCTGGCCGCGATCCTGGTTTTCGCCAGCTTGCGTGTCGTTACCTTGCGCAATCCGGTGCATGCGGCGCTGAATCTGGTGCTGGCGTTCTTCAGCGCGAGCGGCCTCTGGGTGCTGCTTCAGGCGGAGTTTCTCGCGATCGCGCTGATCCTCGTCTACGTCGGCGCAGTGATGGTGCTGTTCCTCTTCGTCGTCATGCTGCTCGACATCAATCTCGACCGGCTGCGTGAGGGCTTCTGGAGCTATCTGCCGCTGGGCGCCATCGTCGCGCTCCTGATCGTCGCGGAAATGAGCCTGGTGCTCTACGCGCGCTTTTCGTCGGTGCAGGAGAGCGTTGCCAGTCAGGCCGATGCCTCGTTCAGCAATGCCAAGGCGGTCGGGCGCCTGTTGTTTACCGATTACGTCTATCCGTTCGAACTGGCGTCGGTCGTGCTGCTGGTTGGCGTCGTCGCTGCCGTGGCGCTGACGCTGCGAGGCAAGCGCAAGAGCAAGTCGGTGAGTCCGTCCGAGCAGGTCTTCGTCAAGGCGGCCGATCGCGTGCGCATCGTCAAGATGGCGGCCGAGCCGTCGCAGGATGAACCGGCCGGGCCGGCGGTTTAA
- the nuoI gene encoding NADH-quinone oxidoreductase subunit NuoI codes for MGSMKEIFNSLLLKELFKGMAVTGRHIFARKITVQYPEERTPQSPRFRGLHALRRYPNGEERCIACKLCEAVCPAMAITIESAEREDGSRRTTRYDIDFNKCIYCGFCEEACPVDAIVETRVFEYHGESRDELYYTKDMLLAVGDRYEAQIAEDRERDAKYR; via the coding sequence ATGGGTTCGATGAAGGAAATTTTCAACAGCCTCCTGCTCAAGGAATTGTTCAAGGGCATGGCGGTGACCGGGCGCCATATCTTTGCGCGCAAGATCACCGTGCAGTACCCCGAGGAGCGGACGCCGCAGAGCCCGCGCTTCCGCGGCCTGCACGCCTTGCGCCGTTACCCGAACGGCGAAGAGCGTTGCATCGCCTGCAAGCTGTGCGAGGCGGTCTGCCCGGCGATGGCGATCACCATCGAGTCGGCCGAACGCGAGGATGGCTCGCGGCGGACGACGCGTTATGACATCGATTTCAACAAGTGCATCTACTGCGGCTTCTGCGAGGAAGCCTGTCCGGTCGATGCCATCGTCGAGACGCGCGTCTTCGAGTATCACGGGGAGAGCCGCGACGAGTTGTATTACACCAAAGACATGCTGCTGGCTGTTGGCGATCGCTATGAAGCGCAGATCGCCGAGGACCGCGAGCGTGACGCCAAATATCGCTAA